A stretch of Crossiella cryophila DNA encodes these proteins:
- a CDS encoding TRM11 family SAM-dependent methyltransferase: MTAERSKSAATAVWFTGERSLTDQLRRGGYAPATQADHDQVPPTIAAHAITTRTQPGDLILDPDCGAGTVLTEALYTGRRAIGLTVDPRWRRVARMNLTAAHRNGARRPGTVLTGTPGLLRDAEATGLAGQVDLVLTSLRGHRLSTSLDHAGARSEWTARCRRLADTLSDCHPLLRPGGHAVVVIQPTRCGDVLLDLPTQVLEAGRAAGLIPIQRGIAMTARVRGHEVFARVGFAARRAAEQARAAGTPIALTAHCNVVIFRARILPANLLADGVATDLPPATASSRPDGIANPGPSARWAA; this comes from the coding sequence ATGACTGCCGAGAGGTCGAAGTCCGCAGCCACAGCGGTGTGGTTCACCGGCGAGCGCAGCCTCACCGACCAGCTCCGCCGAGGTGGCTACGCCCCGGCCACCCAGGCAGACCACGACCAAGTCCCGCCCACGATCGCCGCACACGCCATCACCACCCGCACTCAACCCGGCGACCTCATCCTGGACCCCGACTGCGGCGCGGGCACCGTCCTGACCGAAGCCCTCTACACCGGCCGCCGGGCCATTGGCCTGACCGTCGACCCGCGCTGGCGCCGGGTCGCCCGCATGAACCTCACCGCGGCCCATCGCAACGGCGCCCGACGGCCCGGAACTGTGCTCACCGGAACGCCCGGACTTCTTCGCGACGCCGAGGCCACCGGTCTGGCCGGCCAGGTGGACCTGGTGCTGACCAGCCTCCGCGGCCACCGGCTGAGCACCTCGCTCGACCACGCGGGGGCGCGGTCGGAGTGGACCGCCCGCTGTCGGCGCCTGGCCGACACGCTGTCCGACTGCCATCCGCTGCTGCGTCCAGGCGGCCATGCCGTGGTGGTCATCCAGCCCACCCGCTGCGGCGACGTGCTGCTCGACCTGCCCACCCAGGTACTGGAGGCCGGGCGCGCCGCCGGGCTCATCCCGATCCAGCGAGGCATCGCGATGACCGCCCGGGTGCGCGGGCACGAGGTGTTCGCCCGCGTCGGGTTCGCCGCTCGCCGCGCCGCCGAGCAAGCCCGCGCAGCGGGAACACCGATCGCCCTGACCGCTCACTGCAACGTGGTGATCTTCCGCGCTCGCATCTTGCCAGCCAACCTGCTGGCCGACGGCGTGGCCACCGACCTGCCGCCAGCCACCGCCTCGTCGCGGCCGGACGGCATCGCCAACCCTGGTCCGAGCGCGAGGTGGGCGGCGTGA
- a CDS encoding pilin → MRRTLQVALLIAVGWLGSASSVQADPAAVLALAKSVEEVLSNIQLWLLGILGSLATLFLSFGGARYLAAGGDPGEVSKAKLALKCAGVGYVVALLAPLIVEILKRIVGAGP, encoded by the coding sequence GTGCGCCGAACGCTGCAGGTGGCGTTGTTGATCGCCGTGGGGTGGCTGGGGTCGGCCTCCTCGGTGCAGGCCGACCCGGCCGCGGTGCTAGCGCTGGCCAAGTCGGTGGAGGAGGTGCTGAGCAACATTCAGCTGTGGCTGCTGGGCATCCTCGGCAGTCTGGCCACCCTGTTCCTCAGCTTCGGCGGCGCCCGCTACCTCGCGGCCGGCGGGGACCCCGGTGAGGTCAGCAAGGCCAAGTTGGCGCTCAAGTGCGCAGGCGTGGGGTACGTGGTGGCGCTGCTGGCACCGCTGATCGTGGAGATCCTCAAGCGGATCGTCGGAGCCGGGCCATGA
- a CDS encoding PrgI family protein, which yields MTSPIRIPADVDRPDRILGPLTGRQVLILTAVAGLLYGAYYLTRDLVPLLVFALAALPIAAFTAVLALGQRDGISLDRLALAALRQALSPRHRVAAPEGIPAVPDWLTQHATTAGGPGAVSPVPLELPAEEVTDAGVIDLGPDGLAVLAVCSTVNFGLRTAAEQQALVTVFARFLNSLTAPAQMLVRAQRLDLSTQIAELHEGAPRLPHPALEHAAREHADYLTQLAATTDLLRRQVLLALREPLHTPGASGSGSPLALLRRGRGHPPVRPDEGARRAAETRLAQRVQEATALLAPAGITVTALEPGTATSVLAAACNPDSLIPPGTTLATADEVITTAPAGGWNPAAFGTPATTSYPDGGDQR from the coding sequence ATGACCTCGCCCATCCGCATCCCCGCTGATGTCGACCGGCCGGATCGCATCCTCGGCCCGCTCACCGGACGGCAGGTGCTCATCCTCACCGCCGTCGCTGGCCTGCTCTACGGCGCCTACTACCTCACCCGCGACCTGGTCCCGTTGCTGGTCTTCGCGCTGGCCGCGCTGCCGATCGCGGCGTTCACCGCCGTGTTGGCGCTGGGCCAGCGGGACGGGATCAGCCTGGATCGCCTCGCCCTCGCGGCGTTGCGGCAGGCGCTGAGCCCGCGGCACCGTGTCGCCGCCCCCGAAGGCATTCCCGCCGTCCCGGACTGGCTGACCCAGCACGCCACCACCGCGGGCGGGCCCGGGGCGGTGTCCCCGGTGCCGTTGGAGTTGCCCGCCGAGGAAGTCACCGACGCCGGGGTCATCGACCTCGGTCCTGACGGCCTGGCCGTGCTGGCCGTGTGCTCCACGGTCAACTTCGGGCTGCGCACCGCCGCCGAGCAACAAGCCCTCGTCACCGTCTTCGCCCGCTTCCTCAACAGCCTGACCGCCCCCGCCCAGATGCTCGTGCGCGCCCAACGGCTGGACCTGTCCACCCAGATCGCCGAACTGCACGAGGGCGCGCCCCGGCTGCCCCACCCCGCGCTGGAACACGCCGCCCGCGAACACGCCGACTACCTCACCCAGCTGGCCGCCACCACCGACCTGCTGCGCCGCCAAGTCCTCCTGGCCCTGCGCGAACCCCTCCATACCCCCGGAGCCAGCGGGAGCGGCTCGCCGCTGGCGCTGCTGCGACGAGGCCGCGGCCACCCGCCAGTGCGGCCCGATGAGGGGGCCCGCCGCGCCGCGGAAACCCGGCTTGCCCAGCGGGTGCAGGAAGCCACCGCGCTGCTGGCACCGGCCGGGATCACCGTCACTGCGCTGGAGCCCGGCACGGCGACCAGCGTGCTGGCCGCGGCCTGCAACCCCGACTCGCTCATCCCGCCCGGCACCACGTTGGCCACCGCCGACGAGGTGATCACCACCGCACCTGCCGGCGGCTGGAATCCGGCCGCCTTCGGCACCCCGGCCACCACCAGCTACCCGGACGGAGGTGACCAGCGATGA
- a CDS encoding VirB4 family type IV secretion system protein: MKRTSTAGSGVFTPDSITVGARHLEVGGEQVASFAVTGYPREVHPGWLQPLLTYPGRLDVSLHIDPVDPVTAADRLKKQVARLGSGTGLDPHTAVALRDAEDLADRLARSQDKLFRLGLYLTVHAHTAAELATEVAAVRALAASLLLDAKPASYRSLQGWITTLPLGMDQLGLRRTFDTTALAASFPFTSPDLPASDPASAAAPTGVLYGFNLGSQGLVHHDRFACANHNSVILGSSGAGKSYLVKLEALRSLYRGVQVLIVDPEDEYARLADAIGGTHLQLGATGVHLNPLDLPVHTRPDGRRTAPRDALVRRSLFLHTVVAVLLGTELDATERLALDRAITATYAAAGITADPRTWLRPAPLLADLATALTRVREPAAVTLAARFQPYTTGAFSGLFAKPTTLRPEGHFVVFSLRELAEELKPLGTLLALDAVWRQVSNAAIRRPRLVVVDEAWMLMRQPTGAEFLFRMAKAGRKHWAGLTVATQDAADVLGSEIGKAVIANAATQILLRQAPQTIEEIGHAFTLSAGERQFLLSAAQGQGLLATGTHRVAFQALASPAEHDLITTSPAELAALAASASETSPETFVDLESAATGTSGELAEEVDLDVA; encoded by the coding sequence ATGAAGCGCACCAGCACCGCGGGCAGCGGGGTGTTCACCCCGGACTCGATCACCGTCGGGGCCCGGCACCTGGAGGTCGGCGGCGAACAGGTGGCCTCCTTCGCCGTCACCGGCTACCCACGCGAGGTCCACCCCGGCTGGCTCCAGCCACTGCTGACCTACCCCGGGCGTCTGGATGTCAGCCTGCACATCGACCCCGTCGACCCGGTCACCGCCGCCGACCGCCTCAAGAAACAGGTCGCCCGGCTCGGCTCCGGCACCGGCCTGGACCCGCACACCGCGGTCGCTCTGCGCGATGCTGAGGACCTGGCCGACCGGCTGGCCCGCAGCCAGGACAAGCTGTTCCGCCTCGGCCTCTACCTCACCGTGCACGCCCACACCGCAGCAGAGCTGGCCACCGAGGTCGCCGCGGTCCGCGCCCTGGCCGCCTCCCTGCTGCTGGATGCCAAACCCGCCAGCTACCGCAGCCTGCAAGGCTGGATCACCACCCTGCCCCTGGGCATGGACCAACTCGGGCTGCGGCGCACCTTCGACACCACCGCGCTCGCGGCCAGTTTTCCCTTCACCAGCCCGGACCTGCCCGCCTCCGACCCGGCCTCCGCCGCGGCGCCCACCGGGGTGCTCTACGGGTTCAACCTCGGCTCCCAAGGACTGGTCCACCACGACCGATTCGCCTGCGCCAACCACAACTCGGTCATCCTGGGCAGCTCCGGCGCCGGCAAGTCCTACCTGGTCAAGCTCGAAGCGCTGCGCTCGCTCTACCGCGGCGTGCAGGTGCTCATCGTCGACCCCGAAGACGAATACGCCCGCCTGGCCGACGCCATCGGCGGCACCCACCTGCAACTGGGCGCCACCGGAGTGCACCTCAACCCCCTCGACCTGCCGGTGCACACCCGCCCGGACGGGCGGCGCACCGCACCCCGGGATGCCCTGGTGCGCCGCTCCCTGTTCCTGCACACCGTGGTGGCCGTCCTGCTCGGCACCGAACTCGACGCCACCGAACGCCTCGCCCTGGACCGCGCCATCACCGCGACCTACGCCGCGGCCGGGATCACCGCCGACCCCCGCACCTGGCTACGCCCCGCGCCGCTGCTGGCCGACCTGGCCACCGCCCTGACCCGCGTACGCGAACCGGCCGCGGTGACGCTGGCCGCGCGGTTTCAGCCCTACACCACCGGCGCGTTCTCCGGGCTGTTCGCCAAGCCCACCACCCTGCGCCCGGAAGGCCACTTCGTCGTGTTCTCCCTGCGGGAGCTGGCCGAGGAACTCAAACCCCTGGGCACCCTGCTCGCACTGGATGCGGTGTGGCGGCAGGTCTCCAACGCCGCGATCCGCCGCCCCCGGCTGGTCGTGGTTGACGAAGCCTGGATGCTGATGCGCCAACCCACGGGCGCGGAGTTCCTCTTCCGCATGGCCAAAGCCGGCCGCAAGCACTGGGCCGGACTCACCGTGGCCACCCAGGACGCCGCCGACGTCTTGGGCTCGGAGATCGGCAAGGCCGTCATCGCCAACGCCGCCACCCAGATCCTGCTGCGCCAAGCCCCGCAGACCATCGAGGAGATCGGCCATGCCTTCACCCTCTCCGCCGGGGAACGCCAGTTCCTGCTCTCCGCCGCCCAGGGCCAGGGACTGCTGGCCACCGGCACCCACCGGGTCGCCTTCCAAGCCCTGGCCTCCCCGGCCGAACACGACCTGATCACCACCTCACCCGCGGAGCTGGCCGCCCTGGCCGCGAGCGCATCGGAGACCAGTCCGGAGACGTTCGTGGACCTGGAGTCCGCAGCCACTGGCACCTCGGGCGAGCTTGCAGAGGAGGTCGACCTTGACGTTGCCTAG
- a CDS encoding type IV secretory system conjugative DNA transfer family protein, which yields MTLPSLTPDPLPVENPLAGNGISYASPIADYLLDPWGALLNLATAARDWLVAWGPTAAGVFVGLVTGLAVLRRARRRRNHTRLATDARLITVLAPPTVEPTGAITLWANLIGLLHPAWKRLLHGQAHLSFEYDFTVNGLQIQLWVPGLVPPGLVERAIEAAWPGAHTRTTPAPPPHHGGHVEAIGGELRLARPEALPIRTTFATDPLRALLNAATGLSPHEHIRVQILARPVTGRRLARARRAARRLHTGRPGNPISSFLDLLTPGTHTHGTRTNSSAPRLDRQTSMDYTAQDRAIVAKQREPQYDTRIRYLAATTLTATPTPQERTAVQAGLRGRGHALASAFAPFAEHNHYRRTRLHHPQAMVVSRRLDAGDLLSVPELAALAHLPLDEAAPGLHRAGARALPPPPGIATTGPQIKPLGISDAGHSRPIGLHVADARHHLHILGKTGSGKSELIANLVLADAEAGRGAVVIDPKGDLIHDLLQRLPEEVGEKVVLFDADSPTRPPVLNPLEGADTARTVDNLVSIFARIYASSWGPRTEDILRASLLTLTAQPGTPTLLDVPKLLTVPAFRARATEHLRDEVLLGFWAGYNTLSDPARAHIIAPLMNKLRGLLLRPFVRNALAAGPSTVDMTKVLDGGICLVRIGKDALGIDTTSLVGSIIVAAVWQAATRRARLPQRRRRDCALYVDECHNFLNLPYPLEDLLAEARGYRLSMTLAHQHLDQLTKDLHAGISANTRSKVFFTASPEDARHLARHTHPRLTEHDLSHLGAFHIAARLLTDGEETHPFTARTRKLPPAVPGRAQAIRTAAAANTRPPTPAPGPAPRTARDPRRAA from the coding sequence TTGACGTTGCCTAGCCTCACCCCGGATCCGCTGCCAGTCGAGAACCCATTGGCAGGCAACGGGATTTCGTACGCCTCGCCGATCGCGGACTACCTGCTTGACCCGTGGGGCGCTCTCCTCAACCTGGCGACCGCGGCCAGGGACTGGCTGGTGGCCTGGGGGCCGACGGCCGCCGGTGTCTTCGTCGGGCTCGTCACCGGGCTGGCGGTCCTGCGCCGGGCCCGGCGCCGCCGCAACCACACCCGACTGGCCACCGACGCCCGGCTGATCACCGTGCTGGCCCCGCCCACGGTCGAGCCCACCGGCGCGATCACCTTGTGGGCCAACCTCATCGGCCTGCTCCACCCCGCCTGGAAACGACTGCTACACGGCCAGGCACACCTCAGCTTCGAGTACGACTTCACCGTCAACGGACTGCAGATCCAGCTGTGGGTGCCCGGCCTGGTGCCACCGGGACTGGTCGAGCGCGCCATCGAGGCCGCCTGGCCCGGCGCGCACACCCGCACCACCCCGGCACCACCGCCGCACCACGGCGGTCACGTCGAGGCGATCGGCGGTGAACTCCGCCTGGCCCGCCCCGAGGCGCTGCCCATCCGCACCACCTTCGCCACCGACCCCCTGCGCGCCTTGCTCAACGCCGCGACCGGCCTCAGCCCGCATGAGCACATCCGCGTGCAGATCCTGGCCCGCCCGGTCACCGGGCGCCGCCTCGCGCGGGCCCGCCGAGCCGCCCGGCGCCTCCACACCGGCCGACCGGGCAACCCGATCAGCAGCTTCCTCGACCTACTCACCCCCGGCACCCACACCCACGGCACACGCACGAACTCCTCGGCGCCGCGGCTGGATCGGCAGACCAGCATGGACTACACCGCCCAGGACCGGGCCATCGTGGCCAAACAGCGCGAACCGCAATACGACACCCGCATCCGCTACCTCGCGGCCACCACCCTGACCGCCACCCCCACCCCGCAGGAACGCACCGCGGTCCAGGCCGGACTCCGCGGCCGAGGCCACGCCCTCGCCTCCGCCTTCGCCCCCTTCGCCGAACACAACCACTACCGCCGCACCCGCCTGCACCACCCGCAGGCCATGGTCGTCTCCCGGCGCCTGGATGCCGGGGATCTGCTCTCGGTGCCCGAACTCGCTGCCCTGGCCCACCTGCCCCTGGACGAGGCCGCCCCCGGCCTGCACCGCGCCGGCGCCCGCGCCCTCCCACCACCACCCGGGATCGCCACCACGGGGCCGCAGATCAAACCGCTGGGGATCAGCGATGCCGGACACTCCCGCCCGATCGGCCTGCACGTCGCCGATGCCCGCCACCACCTGCACATCCTGGGCAAGACCGGCTCCGGCAAGTCCGAACTGATCGCGAACTTGGTGCTGGCCGACGCCGAAGCCGGCCGCGGCGCAGTGGTCATCGATCCCAAAGGTGACCTGATCCACGACCTGCTGCAGCGCCTACCCGAGGAGGTGGGCGAGAAGGTGGTGCTCTTCGACGCCGACAGCCCCACCCGCCCACCGGTGCTCAACCCCCTTGAGGGCGCCGACACCGCCCGCACCGTGGACAACCTGGTCTCGATCTTCGCCCGGATCTACGCCTCCTCCTGGGGGCCTCGCACCGAGGACATCCTGCGCGCGAGCCTGCTCACCCTCACCGCCCAACCCGGCACTCCCACCCTGCTGGACGTGCCCAAGCTGCTCACCGTGCCCGCCTTCCGCGCCCGCGCCACCGAACACCTCCGCGACGAAGTCCTCCTCGGCTTCTGGGCCGGCTACAACACCCTGTCCGACCCCGCCCGCGCCCACATCATCGCCCCGCTGATGAACAAACTCCGCGGCCTGCTGCTACGCCCGTTCGTCCGCAACGCACTCGCCGCCGGACCCTCCACAGTGGACATGACCAAGGTCCTCGACGGCGGAATCTGCCTGGTACGCATCGGCAAAGACGCCCTCGGCATCGACACCACCAGCCTGGTCGGATCCATCATCGTGGCCGCGGTCTGGCAAGCAGCCACCCGCCGCGCCCGCCTCCCACAACGCCGACGCCGCGACTGCGCCCTCTACGTCGACGAATGCCACAACTTCCTCAACCTGCCCTACCCCCTGGAAGACCTGCTCGCCGAAGCCCGCGGCTACCGCCTGTCCATGACCCTGGCCCACCAGCACCTGGACCAGCTCACCAAGGACCTGCACGCCGGCATCTCAGCCAACACCCGCTCCAAGGTCTTCTTCACCGCCAGCCCCGAAGACGCCCGGCACCTGGCCCGCCACACCCACCCCCGCCTGACCGAACACGACCTCTCCCACCTGGGCGCCTTCCACATCGCCGCCCGCCTCCTCACCGACGGCGAGGAAACCCACCCCTTCACCGCCCGCACCCGCAAACTCCCACCCGCAGTCCCCGGCCGCGCACAGGCCATCCGCACCGCCGCCGCGGCCAACACCCGCCCACCCACCCCGGCACCCGGACCGGCACCCCGTACCGCCCGGGATCCACGCCGGGCCGCCTGA
- a CDS encoding replication-relaxation family protein, whose protein sequence is MITNVTPQRKLRGHLPQRPTPRAAATGAHHARLASRLTPRDRWLARMLFEHRVLTTHQIEQLAFPSTRAANHRLRQLYLWRVLDRFQPFVTTGTMPMHYILDTAGATTLAHEDGLAPEALGYRHTTAIGIAHSLRLAHTTGVNGFFTTLIAHARHPATRSRLTAWWPDTRCAAHFGDIVRPDAYGRWKQAGREFEFFLEYDFGTETLTRLTTKLTDYARLAAATAIRTPVLFHFPSHRRESTARRALTEAIASLVHPALVPIATTTAGSNPTAGWLPLAVPAAGQGRLELIALADLWPITNSATTAEQERRHTVVQTRLTPPTPMPPPPAARRAQP, encoded by the coding sequence ATGATCACCAACGTCACGCCCCAACGGAAACTCCGCGGCCACCTACCGCAACGCCCCACCCCACGCGCCGCGGCCACCGGCGCCCACCACGCCCGCCTAGCCTCCCGCCTCACCCCACGCGACCGGTGGCTGGCCCGCATGCTCTTCGAGCACCGCGTGCTCACCACCCACCAGATCGAGCAGCTGGCCTTCCCCTCCACCCGCGCAGCCAACCACCGCCTCCGCCAGCTCTACCTCTGGCGCGTCCTGGACCGCTTCCAGCCCTTCGTCACCACCGGCACGATGCCGATGCACTACATCCTCGACACCGCCGGCGCGACCACGCTGGCCCACGAGGACGGCCTGGCCCCAGAAGCCCTCGGCTACCGCCACACCACCGCCATCGGCATCGCCCACTCCCTGCGCCTGGCCCACACCACCGGCGTCAACGGCTTCTTCACCACCCTCATCGCCCACGCCCGCCACCCCGCCACCCGCAGCCGCCTGACCGCCTGGTGGCCGGATACCCGCTGCGCGGCCCACTTCGGCGACATCGTCCGCCCCGACGCCTACGGCCGCTGGAAACAAGCCGGACGCGAGTTCGAGTTCTTCCTGGAGTACGACTTCGGCACCGAAACCCTCACCCGCCTCACCACCAAGCTCACCGACTACGCCCGCCTGGCCGCAGCCACCGCGATCCGAACCCCCGTGCTCTTCCACTTTCCCAGCCACCGCAGGGAATCCACCGCCCGCCGCGCCCTGACCGAGGCCATAGCCAGCCTGGTCCACCCCGCGTTGGTCCCCATCGCCACCACCACCGCAGGCAGCAACCCGACCGCTGGGTGGCTGCCGCTGGCCGTACCGGCCGCCGGCCAAGGCCGCCTTGAACTGATCGCACTCGCCGACCTCTGGCCGATCACCAACTCGGCCACCACCGCCGAGCAGGAACGCAGACACACCGTGGTGCAGACCAGGTTGACGCCCCCAACGCCGATGCCCCCTCCACCTGCAGCCCGCAGGGCTCAGCCGTGA
- a CDS encoding C40 family peptidase — protein MKLVLAAMTIIVAIPVALAAFLIHLASGVTGTTGSHPGAEALADIPSDYLSIYRTAAATCSGLDWTVLAAVGKVESNHGRSTLPGVRSGSNSAGAQGPMQFLPATFAAYRNPIPPGGIDPPSPYHPVNAIHAAARMLCHNGAKDNRDIRAALFSYNHSTAYVDQVLAIARDYNRAPTTGPAAQRAIEFAMQQIGHRYVWGGDGAHEGGFDCSGLTKAAYAAAGITLPRTAHTQYTAGPRLAPGAPLLPGDLVFFGNPHTKIHHVVLYIGDGKVVHAPTFGQRVQVAQLASLGPHAGATRPAQGRGESSAASAG, from the coding sequence GTGAAGCTCGTGCTCGCCGCGATGACCATCATCGTGGCGATCCCGGTGGCCCTTGCCGCCTTCCTGATCCACCTCGCCAGCGGCGTGACCGGCACAACCGGCAGCCACCCCGGCGCCGAGGCCCTAGCCGACATCCCCAGCGACTACCTCAGCATCTACCGCACCGCCGCGGCCACCTGCTCCGGCCTGGACTGGACCGTCCTGGCCGCGGTCGGCAAGGTCGAGTCCAACCACGGCCGCTCTACGTTGCCTGGCGTGCGCAGCGGCTCCAACTCCGCTGGAGCCCAAGGCCCCATGCAGTTCCTGCCCGCCACCTTCGCCGCCTACCGGAACCCGATCCCGCCCGGCGGCATCGATCCACCCTCGCCGTACCACCCGGTCAACGCCATCCACGCCGCCGCCCGCATGCTCTGCCACAACGGCGCCAAGGACAACCGCGACATCCGCGCCGCCCTGTTCAGCTACAACCACTCCACCGCCTACGTCGACCAGGTCCTGGCCATCGCCCGCGACTACAACCGTGCCCCCACCACAGGGCCGGCCGCGCAACGGGCGATCGAGTTCGCCATGCAACAGATCGGCCATCGCTACGTCTGGGGCGGCGACGGCGCGCACGAGGGCGGATTCGACTGCTCCGGACTGACCAAGGCCGCCTACGCCGCCGCCGGAATCACCTTGCCCCGCACCGCACACACCCAGTACACCGCCGGCCCGCGCCTGGCACCCGGGGCGCCGTTGCTCCCGGGCGACTTGGTGTTCTTCGGCAACCCACACACCAAGATCCACCACGTCGTGCTGTACATCGGCGACGGCAAGGTCGTGCACGCGCCAACTTTCGGCCAGCGCGTCCAGGTCGCTCAATTGGCCAGCCTTGGCCCGCACGCCGGTGCCACACGTCCCGCGCAGGGTCGAGGCGAAAGTTCGGCGGCTTCGGCAGGCTAG
- a CDS encoding DUF3560 domain-containing protein, translating to MNTENASTPAWESATQELTIWHSYEQGTILGGTSKGDRAGELLGRAGLGWRWSRNIVTPDGDDGAWYIRTSRDKPARRQQIECAAERLREAGYLVTVHLDNTLRDMRVSEAERADRMHERAEGLQAKATGQNNTAARLSEQAERCFPDNGQPLLIGHHSYVRDLRRRNRGWTKLGKSAELTVAAERTRRRADTARKHMRHRQDPLRVARRIRTLEAELRRWQRALNGSDDQHADTAVQDGREGCHSTLGWSTRAREAIAHLGNQLAYWRALRQQQQTEGTAADYGPDTIKKGDRVQDKVDWAEVVRVNRKSVTINFMQLPGGEWITSTVRYDQIRNHRPAPNG from the coding sequence ATGAACACCGAGAACGCATCGACACCGGCATGGGAGTCCGCAACGCAGGAACTGACCATCTGGCACTCCTACGAACAAGGGACCATCCTCGGCGGAACCTCCAAAGGAGACCGCGCCGGCGAGCTACTCGGGCGCGCCGGACTCGGCTGGAGGTGGTCCAGGAACATCGTGACACCCGACGGTGACGACGGCGCCTGGTACATCCGCACGAGCCGCGACAAACCGGCCCGCCGCCAACAGATCGAGTGCGCGGCCGAGCGTCTCCGCGAGGCCGGCTACCTGGTGACGGTGCACCTGGACAACACCCTGCGGGACATGCGCGTCTCCGAGGCCGAGCGCGCCGACCGGATGCACGAGCGCGCCGAGGGGCTGCAGGCCAAGGCCACGGGCCAGAACAACACCGCGGCCAGGCTGTCTGAGCAGGCCGAGCGCTGTTTCCCGGACAACGGCCAGCCCTTGCTGATCGGCCACCACAGCTACGTACGCGATCTGCGCCGCCGGAACCGGGGCTGGACCAAACTCGGCAAGAGCGCCGAACTCACGGTCGCTGCCGAACGCACCCGCCGCCGCGCGGACACCGCGCGAAAGCACATGCGGCACCGTCAGGACCCGCTCCGCGTCGCCCGCCGAATCCGCACCCTGGAGGCGGAGTTGCGCAGGTGGCAACGCGCACTCAACGGAAGCGACGACCAGCACGCCGACACCGCCGTCCAGGATGGTCGAGAAGGCTGCCATTCCACACTCGGGTGGAGCACGCGGGCGCGGGAGGCGATTGCCCACCTTGGGAACCAGCTCGCCTACTGGCGTGCCCTGCGCCAACAGCAGCAGACCGAGGGCACGGCAGCCGACTACGGCCCCGACACGATCAAGAAGGGCGACCGGGTGCAGGACAAGGTCGACTGGGCCGAGGTCGTCCGCGTGAACAGGAAATCGGTCACGATCAACTTCATGCAGCTGCCGGGCGGGGAATGGATCACATCTACCGTTCGTTACGACCAGATCCGCAACCATCGCCCCGCCCCAAATGGATGA